Proteins found in one Erythrobacter sp. KY5 genomic segment:
- a CDS encoding enoyl-ACP reductase — protein sequence MGVLDGKRGLVMGVANDRSIAWGIAKACADAGAELAFTYQGEAFGKRLAPLALSVGSDTMLDVDVTDDASLDAAFGALRDKWDTLDFLVHAVAYSDKSELTGRILDTTRANFKNSMDISAYSFIEVARRAHPMMKDNGGTLLTLSYMGSNRVTPNYNVMGVAKAALEAGVRYLANDLGPEGIRVNAISPGPMKTLAGSAIGGARKTYKHTEANAPLRANATLDAVGGTAVYLCSDAGACTTGEIIRVDGGFHVLGMPQHDNL from the coding sequence ATGGGCGTTCTTGACGGAAAACGCGGCCTTGTGATGGGTGTGGCCAACGATCGCTCGATCGCATGGGGCATCGCGAAAGCCTGCGCCGACGCAGGTGCCGAGCTGGCCTTTACCTATCAGGGCGAAGCTTTTGGAAAGCGGCTTGCACCACTGGCGCTGAGCGTTGGTTCGGACACCATGCTCGACGTCGACGTCACAGATGACGCATCGCTCGACGCGGCCTTTGGCGCGCTGCGCGACAAGTGGGACACGCTCGATTTTCTGGTTCACGCTGTCGCCTATTCGGACAAGTCCGAACTGACCGGGCGTATTCTCGATACCACCCGTGCGAACTTCAAGAACTCGATGGATATCTCGGCCTACAGCTTCATCGAGGTCGCACGCCGCGCGCATCCGATGATGAAGGATAATGGCGGCACGCTTCTGACGCTCAGCTATATGGGTTCGAACCGTGTCACGCCGAACTACAACGTCATGGGCGTTGCCAAGGCGGCGCTGGAGGCGGGTGTGCGATACCTTGCCAACGACCTCGGCCCCGAAGGCATTCGCGTGAACGCCATCAGTCCGGGGCCGATGAAGACGCTTGCAGGGTCGGCCATTGGCGGCGCTCGCAAAACCTACAAGCACACCGAAGCCAACGCCCCATTGCGCGCCAATGCGACGCTTGACGCGGTGGGAGGCACGGCGGTCTATCTGTGCTCGGATGCGGGCGCGTGCACAACCGGCGAGATCATCCGCGTCGATGGCGGCTTCCACGTTCTCGGCATGCCCCAGCACGACAATCTGTGA
- a CDS encoding GNAT family N-acetyltransferase, with product MEIRRTDLSEPEVAALIDLHTREMFEGSPPGTNHALDLSGLTTPDMEAYAAWDGARLLAIGAIRKHDGFAEIKSMRAHPEARGTGAGKAILTALIERARELDYPEIKLETGSGELFEPATRLYCSFGFEPCGSFAGYTPGEFNKLFSLKI from the coding sequence ATGGAGATCCGGCGCACCGACCTCAGCGAACCTGAAGTCGCTGCGCTGATCGACCTGCACACGCGCGAAATGTTCGAAGGCTCCCCGCCGGGCACGAACCACGCTCTCGACCTCTCGGGCCTGACGACGCCCGACATGGAAGCCTACGCCGCATGGGACGGCGCGCGCCTTCTCGCCATCGGTGCGATCCGCAAGCATGACGGTTTCGCCGAGATCAAGTCGATGCGCGCTCACCCCGAGGCTCGCGGAACGGGCGCGGGCAAGGCGATCCTCACAGCACTGATCGAGCGGGCGCGCGAGCTCGATTATCCAGAGATCAAGCTCGAAACGGGTTCAGGCGAATTGTTTGAACCCGCCACGCGGCTTTACTGCAGCTTCGGCTTCGAGCCATGCGGGTCGTTCGCTGGTTACACGCCTGGCGAATTCAACAAGCTCTTTTCGCTGAAGATCTAG
- a CDS encoding N-acetylmuramoyl-L-alanine amidase, translating to MSIRTLLLLVIAVPALVLGGAKALGVTIPVPEWGRDYVMRFLLDPAPVEVDLPEILGPEDETRPLVVLDAGHGGRDPGSIGLDASGEQVLEKDIVLALTLALRDNLLEGGGIRVALTRTGDTIVPLAQRPEIARQLGADLFLSIHADSAGGRSDVAGASIYTLSNEASSEAAARFAERENAADSLNGITIEGQSAQVSAILVELSQQRTQDDATEFASLIAREGGDVIRFHPQARRSAVLAVLRAPDVPGVLFESGFVTNEADRARLTTEEGQQSYAEVLAQAIRVYFARRAEP from the coding sequence ATGAGCATCCGAACGCTCCTGTTGCTTGTCATTGCTGTGCCTGCCCTTGTTCTGGGCGGCGCCAAGGCGCTGGGCGTGACCATTCCCGTGCCCGAATGGGGGCGCGACTACGTAATGCGGTTCCTGCTCGATCCCGCGCCTGTCGAGGTCGACCTGCCCGAAATCCTGGGGCCTGAGGACGAGACGCGGCCGCTTGTCGTTCTCGATGCCGGTCATGGCGGCCGCGACCCCGGCTCGATCGGGCTCGATGCATCCGGCGAGCAAGTGCTTGAGAAGGACATCGTGCTGGCTCTCACTCTCGCGCTTCGTGACAATCTGCTTGAAGGAGGCGGGATCAGGGTTGCGCTGACACGCACGGGCGACACCATCGTGCCGCTTGCCCAGCGCCCCGAAATCGCGCGCCAGTTGGGGGCCGACCTGTTCCTTTCGATCCACGCCGATTCCGCCGGTGGACGCAGCGATGTGGCTGGCGCAAGCATCTACACCTTGTCGAACGAGGCATCTTCCGAAGCCGCCGCAAGGTTCGCCGAGCGTGAGAACGCCGCCGACAGCCTCAATGGCATCACAATCGAGGGGCAGAGCGCGCAGGTGAGCGCAATCCTTGTCGAACTGTCGCAACAACGCACGCAGGACGATGCGACCGAGTTTGCCTCGCTCATCGCAAGGGAAGGGGGCGATGTGATCCGTTTCCACCCGCAGGCGCGCCGCTCTGCGGTGCTGGCCGTGCTTCGTGCGCCTGACGTGCCGGGCGTCCTGTTCGAAAGTGGCTTTGTGACTAATGAAGCAGATCGCGCCCGCCTGACCACTGAAGAAGGTCAGCAATCCTACGCCGAAGTGCTGGCGCAGGCTATCCGCGTCTATTTTGCACGGCGTGCCGAGCCTTAG
- a CDS encoding beta-ketoacyl-ACP synthase II: MRRVVITGLGIVSSIGNNADEVLASLKAGKSGITFNEEMAEHGFRSQIAGAIDLDVKEHVDKRTLRFMGPGAAYAHIAMGQAIADAGLEEKDVINPMTGVIAGSGGPSTSAMLAAHQSVLKTGGTKRIGPFAVPKTMSSTVSANLATAYQIKGMNFSITSACSTSLHCIGMAAQQIALGTQDVMFGGGGEELDWTLSCLFDAMGAMSSKYNETPERASRAFDADRDGFVIGGGGAMVVLESLEHAQARGAKIYAEVTGFAATSDGADMVAPSGEGGERAMRGAIRTLSEDRKVSYINAHGTSTPVGDVGEIEAVRRVFGEGSTPPVSSTKSMTGHSQGATGAQEAVYCLLALENDFIIPSINVETLDPALKPEEIATELVENAGLDTVMTNSFGFGGTNGSMLLSKFHG; this comes from the coding sequence ATGCGCCGCGTCGTTATCACCGGGTTGGGGATCGTATCCTCGATCGGAAACAATGCAGATGAAGTGCTTGCCTCGCTGAAGGCGGGCAAATCCGGCATCACTTTCAATGAGGAAATGGCCGAGCACGGCTTTCGCTCGCAGATCGCGGGGGCAATCGACCTCGACGTCAAGGAGCATGTCGACAAGCGCACGCTTCGCTTCATGGGACCGGGCGCAGCCTACGCGCACATCGCGATGGGTCAGGCGATCGCCGATGCCGGGCTTGAAGAGAAGGACGTCATCAACCCGATGACGGGCGTGATCGCCGGTTCCGGCGGTCCTTCGACCTCGGCGATGCTGGCTGCGCACCAATCCGTGCTCAAGACCGGCGGGACCAAGCGGATCGGCCCGTTCGCCGTGCCCAAGACCATGTCGTCGACGGTCAGCGCGAACCTTGCGACGGCTTACCAGATCAAGGGCATGAACTTCTCGATCACGTCCGCGTGCTCAACTTCGCTCCATTGCATCGGTATGGCAGCGCAGCAGATTGCGCTTGGCACGCAGGACGTCATGTTCGGCGGCGGCGGAGAAGAGCTGGACTGGACCCTGTCCTGCCTGTTCGACGCCATGGGAGCGATGTCCAGCAAGTATAACGAAACGCCCGAGCGCGCCTCGCGGGCATTCGATGCAGACCGTGACGGCTTCGTGATCGGTGGGGGCGGGGCGATGGTCGTGCTGGAAAGCCTCGAACATGCACAGGCACGCGGCGCAAAGATCTATGCCGAGGTTACCGGCTTTGCGGCAACTTCGGACGGCGCTGACATGGTTGCACCGTCTGGCGAAGGCGGGGAGCGCGCAATGCGCGGCGCGATCCGTACACTTAGCGAGGATCGCAAGGTCAGCTACATCAACGCTCACGGCACTTCGACACCTGTAGGCGATGTCGGCGAGATCGAAGCGGTGCGCCGCGTATTCGGAGAGGGCTCAACTCCGCCGGTAAGCTCGACCAAGTCGATGACCGGCCACAGTCAGGGCGCAACCGGTGCACAAGAGGCGGTTTACTGCCTGCTCGCGCTGGAGAACGATTTCATCATCCCCTCGATCAATGTCGAAACGCTTGATCCAGCGCTCAAGCCTGAAGAGATTGCGACCGAGCTGGTCGAGAATGCGGGGCTGGATACCGTCATGACGAACTCGTTCGGTTTTGGCGGGACCAACGGCTCGATGTTGCTGTCGAAATTTCACGGATAA
- a CDS encoding penicillin-binding protein 1A, with protein MTEADPQALNFVDYARYRFNRDLTGAMAWFSAKWRESLLFKLGAFALGAFAVVWIAAWGWLASDLPEAASLTEYETPLPTVVRGTDGEIVHSYARERRVQLQYADFPDLLINAYLSAEDKTFFSHGGVDYSGTANAVVDYLNPSRTRRAVGGSTITQQLAKILLLGDEYSVTRKLKEMILAGRIEQVLSKEEILELYLNEIPLGRRSFGVQAASRAYFDKDVGELELHEAAFLAILPKAPERYGRSGQEQAAMSRRDFVLAQMEENGFITEAERAAAAAQPLGLVTQRSERSADAGYFLEEVRRELIERFGETAEDGENSVYAGGLWVRTSLDTGLQEAARDALRRGLVRYHGGRGWSGAIATIDVSEGNWASQLASSYLGVRYEDWRVGVVTQRSGSSATIGFSNGDEAPLSNLPNALKAGDVIAVSPAGNGFRVETVPEAQGGLVVQDAQTGRVLAMQGGFDHRLSDFNRATQAMRQPGSTIKPFVYATGLDNGMTPSTEVDNTRYCYYQGRSLGEKCIRGGRAGQFPMRYGLEQSQNIMTVQIGMQAGMENVVNTIETLGISDDPDPYAATALGSEETTVGKMVAAYAALANHGRLNQPTVIDYVQDRNGRVIWRADERACNGCNMAQYDGSPMPRFGIKGEQAMDARTAYQTMHMLEGVVTRGTATILRDLDLPLFGKTGTTTGPKDVWFVGGTQRLIAGAYVGFDNPRNMGGYAYGGTIAAPIIKDLIQNSKERWETVPPVAPEGIRMVRVDRRTGKRVLDGWPTGDPRGDVIWEAFKPDTEPDRRTRQDEIAAKRAEILALIAAGRSGNARGPRREGEPTNFAEEQGGIY; from the coding sequence ATGACCGAAGCAGACCCCCAAGCTCTCAATTTCGTCGATTATGCCCGCTATCGCTTCAACCGCGATCTGACGGGCGCGATGGCGTGGTTTTCCGCCAAATGGCGCGAAAGCCTGCTGTTCAAGCTCGGTGCATTCGCGCTCGGTGCCTTTGCCGTGGTCTGGATTGCCGCGTGGGGTTGGCTTGCGAGCGACCTGCCCGAAGCCGCCAGCCTGACCGAATACGAAACTCCGCTGCCAACAGTCGTGCGCGGGACAGATGGCGAGATCGTACACTCGTACGCCCGCGAACGCCGCGTTCAGCTGCAATATGCCGATTTCCCCGACCTTTTGATCAACGCGTACCTGTCTGCCGAGGACAAGACCTTCTTCAGCCACGGCGGCGTCGACTATTCAGGCACGGCCAACGCAGTGGTCGATTACCTTAACCCCAGCCGCACCCGCCGGGCCGTGGGCGGGTCGACCATTACGCAGCAGCTGGCGAAGATTCTGCTTCTTGGTGACGAATATTCGGTCACGCGCAAGCTCAAGGAGATGATCCTTGCCGGGCGGATCGAGCAGGTGCTCTCGAAGGAGGAAATTCTCGAGCTTTACCTGAACGAAATTCCGCTGGGACGCCGTTCGTTCGGAGTTCAGGCCGCATCGCGCGCCTATTTCGACAAGGACGTGGGCGAGCTGGAACTCCACGAAGCCGCTTTCCTTGCGATCCTTCCCAAAGCGCCCGAACGCTATGGTCGAAGCGGGCAGGAACAAGCCGCGATGTCGCGCCGCGATTTCGTTCTCGCCCAGATGGAGGAGAACGGCTTCATCACCGAGGCGGAACGCGCGGCAGCCGCTGCGCAGCCGCTGGGACTGGTTACTCAGCGCAGTGAGCGGAGCGCGGACGCCGGTTACTTCCTTGAAGAAGTGCGCCGCGAACTGATCGAGAGATTCGGTGAGACCGCAGAGGACGGCGAGAACAGCGTTTATGCGGGCGGTCTGTGGGTTCGTACTTCGCTCGATACAGGGTTGCAGGAAGCGGCCCGCGATGCATTGCGCCGCGGCCTTGTGCGGTATCACGGGGGCCGGGGCTGGTCCGGAGCGATCGCGACCATCGACGTGAGCGAAGGCAATTGGGCGAGCCAGCTGGCCAGCTCCTATCTGGGGGTCCGATACGAAGACTGGCGCGTCGGTGTCGTCACGCAGCGCAGCGGCTCTTCAGCCACGATTGGTTTTTCGAACGGCGACGAAGCGCCGCTCTCGAACCTCCCCAATGCTCTGAAAGCCGGCGACGTGATTGCCGTCAGCCCCGCAGGCAACGGTTTCCGTGTAGAGACCGTTCCAGAGGCGCAGGGCGGGCTTGTCGTACAGGACGCGCAGACCGGACGCGTGCTCGCCATGCAGGGCGGGTTCGACCACCGCCTGTCCGACTTCAACCGCGCAACGCAGGCGATGCGGCAGCCCGGTTCGACCATCAAGCCGTTCGTCTATGCGACCGGCCTCGACAACGGCATGACCCCTTCGACCGAAGTCGATAACACGCGCTATTGCTATTATCAGGGCCGCAGTCTGGGCGAAAAGTGCATCAGGGGAGGCCGTGCGGGCCAGTTCCCGATGCGATACGGTCTGGAGCAGTCGCAGAACATCATGACGGTGCAGATCGGCATGCAGGCCGGCATGGAAAACGTCGTCAATACGATCGAGACGCTCGGCATTTCGGACGATCCCGATCCCTATGCCGCGACTGCACTTGGCTCTGAAGAAACGACCGTTGGCAAGATGGTCGCCGCCTATGCCGCGCTTGCCAATCACGGGCGGCTCAATCAGCCGACGGTCATCGATTACGTGCAGGACCGCAATGGCCGCGTGATCTGGCGTGCGGATGAACGCGCCTGCAATGGCTGCAACATGGCGCAATATGACGGCAGCCCGATGCCGCGCTTCGGCATCAAGGGTGAGCAGGCGATGGACGCGCGAACCGCGTACCAGACGATGCACATGCTCGAAGGGGTGGTGACGCGGGGGACCGCGACCATCCTGCGCGACCTCGATCTGCCGCTGTTCGGCAAGACCGGCACCACCACCGGTCCCAAGGATGTGTGGTTCGTCGGCGGGACGCAGCGCCTTATCGCAGGCGCTTATGTCGGCTTCGACAATCCGCGCAATATGGGCGGCTATGCCTATGGCGGCACGATTGCAGCGCCGATCATCAAGGATTTGATCCAGAATTCGAAAGAGCGCTGGGAAACCGTGCCGCCTGTTGCGCCTGAGGGCATCCGGATGGTGCGCGTCGACCGCCGCACCGGCAAGCGCGTTCTGGATGGCTGGCCGACCGGCGATCCGCGCGGTGACGTGATCTGGGAAGCTTTCAAGCCCGACACAGAACCAGACCGCCGCACCCGCCAGGACGAGATCGCTGCCAAGCGTGCCGAAATCCTCGCGCTGATCGCCGCAGGGCGATCAGGCAATGCACGCGGTCCCCGCCGTGAGGGTGAGCCGACAAACTTTGCCGAGGAGCAGGGAGGAATTTACTGA
- the prfB gene encoding peptide chain release factor 2, whose amino-acid sequence MRAEAQAHIDRIEAALALVRQSLDWERALRRLDELNARVQDPTLWDDPKEAQKISREQKQLEDAVNTVNEISAEMGDAVEFIEMGEAEGEESVVNDGLKSLERLAKRADADKVQALLSGEADGNDTYLEIHAGAGGTESQDWAEMLFRMYGRWAERRGFKVETVEYQAGDQAGIKSATLLLKGDNAYGYAKTESGVHRLVRISPYDSAAKRHTSFSSVWVYPVIDDDIDIEINPADLKIDTYRASGAGGQHVNTTDSAVRITHQPTGIVVASQNDRSQHKNRATAMNMLKARLFEREMAEREAAASGEYQEKSEIGWGHQIRSYVLQPYQMVKDLRTGVTSSSPDRVLDGDIDDYISAALAQRVTGEKVEVEDVE is encoded by the coding sequence ATGCGGGCCGAGGCCCAGGCACATATCGACCGGATCGAAGCGGCGCTCGCTCTCGTCCGGCAATCGCTCGATTGGGAGCGCGCCCTGCGTCGCCTCGACGAGCTGAATGCGCGCGTCCAGGATCCGACGCTTTGGGACGATCCCAAGGAAGCGCAAAAGATCAGCCGCGAGCAAAAGCAGCTCGAAGACGCGGTCAACACCGTCAACGAGATCAGCGCCGAAATGGGAGACGCGGTCGAGTTCATCGAAATGGGTGAGGCCGAGGGCGAGGAAAGCGTCGTCAACGACGGGCTCAAGAGCCTTGAGCGGCTCGCCAAGCGCGCTGATGCGGACAAGGTGCAGGCGCTGTTGTCGGGCGAGGCGGATGGCAACGACACCTATCTCGAAATTCATGCAGGCGCAGGCGGGACCGAATCTCAGGACTGGGCTGAGATGCTGTTTCGCATGTATGGCCGCTGGGCCGAACGGCGCGGCTTCAAGGTCGAAACGGTCGAGTATCAGGCGGGCGATCAGGCCGGGATCAAGTCGGCGACGCTGCTGCTGAAGGGCGACAACGCCTACGGCTACGCCAAGACAGAGAGCGGGGTTCACCGCCTCGTCCGCATCAGCCCTTACGACAGTGCGGCTAAGCGTCACACCAGCTTTTCAAGCGTCTGGGTCTATCCGGTGATCGACGATGACATCGATATCGAGATCAACCCCGCAGACCTCAAGATCGACACCTACCGCGCATCGGGCGCAGGTGGTCAGCACGTCAACACCACCGATTCCGCCGTTCGCATCACGCACCAGCCAACCGGCATCGTTGTCGCCTCGCAGAACGATCGCAGCCAGCACAAGAACCGCGCCACCGCGATGAACATGCTGAAAGCGCGCCTGTTCGAACGCGAAATGGCTGAGCGTGAGGCCGCAGCCTCGGGCGAGTATCAGGAAAAGAGCGAGATCGGGTGGGGTCACCAGATCCGCTCCTACGTCCTTCAGCCGTACCAGATGGTGAAAGATTTGCGCACCGGGGTGACGTCCAGTTCGCCGGACCGCGTGCTCGACGGCGATATCGACGATTACATCTCCGCCGCTCTCGCCCAGCGTGTGACGGGCGAAAAAGTCGAGGTGGAGGACGTCGAATGA
- a CDS encoding peroxiredoxin translates to MRQLVAAVAAVIGLIAMGSATSARAQLQVGDPAPIFSTSAALAGERTNVILTAMLREGPVVLYFYPKAFTSGCTLEANAFAEAMPEFKAEGASVLGMSNDDIETLKRFSREECRDAFPVGVATRRLIEAYDVGSGNSGFARRTSYVIGQDGRIAHVYSSGDWRGHVRETLAGVRALSD, encoded by the coding sequence ATGCGTCAGCTGGTTGCTGCGGTCGCAGCCGTGATCGGCCTCATCGCCATGGGCTCTGCCACGAGCGCCAGGGCACAATTGCAGGTGGGCGATCCCGCTCCGATATTCTCCACCAGCGCAGCGCTTGCCGGAGAGCGGACGAACGTCATCCTCACCGCCATGCTGCGCGAGGGGCCGGTCGTGCTCTATTTCTACCCTAAAGCATTCACCAGCGGCTGCACACTCGAAGCGAACGCCTTTGCCGAGGCGATGCCCGAATTCAAAGCTGAGGGTGCATCGGTCCTCGGGATGTCGAACGATGACATCGAAACATTGAAGCGTTTCAGCCGCGAGGAATGCCGCGATGCTTTTCCGGTCGGCGTTGCCACCCGTCGCCTGATCGAGGCGTATGACGTTGGCAGCGGCAATTCCGGTTTCGCGCGCCGCACCTCCTATGTCATCGGTCAGGATGGCCGGATCGCCCATGTCTATTCAAGCGGCGACTGGCGCGGTCATGTGCGCGAAACCTTGGCCGGGGTACGGGCACTGTCTGACTGA
- a CDS encoding class I SAM-dependent methyltransferase, with amino-acid sequence MIGARLGMLGLVAAALGGCDALSEPPSDRLETALEFPRPARDVAATVSNQFSNEDARDERGEAQAVMDLADISPGMTVADIGAGEGYYTIRLANRVGEDGRVLAQDIDREALQRLGRRVERERLENISIKLGSPDDPQLPVDSFDRIFLVHMYHEVEEPYAFLWRMWPALADEGQIIVVDVDRPTGRHGIPPALLFCELKAVGYKLVEFVERPDLRSYFARFQRGEERPEPEAISVCANN; translated from the coding sequence ATGATCGGCGCGAGGCTCGGTATGCTGGGCCTGGTTGCAGCTGCCCTTGGCGGGTGCGACGCTCTGTCCGAGCCGCCCAGCGACCGGCTTGAAACCGCTCTCGAATTCCCGCGGCCTGCGCGCGATGTCGCCGCGACCGTTTCAAACCAGTTTTCGAACGAGGATGCCCGCGATGAACGCGGCGAAGCGCAGGCCGTCATGGACCTCGCCGATATCTCGCCCGGCATGACGGTGGCCGATATTGGCGCTGGCGAGGGGTACTACACCATTCGCCTCGCAAACCGCGTGGGCGAAGATGGCCGTGTGCTCGCGCAGGATATCGACCGCGAAGCTTTGCAACGGCTTGGCCGACGCGTTGAGCGTGAGCGGCTTGAGAACATCTCGATCAAGCTGGGCAGTCCGGACGATCCGCAATTGCCGGTCGACAGTTTTGATCGCATTTTCCTCGTCCACATGTATCACGAGGTGGAGGAGCCTTACGCCTTCCTTTGGCGCATGTGGCCCGCCCTTGCGGATGAAGGGCAGATCATCGTCGTCGATGTCGATCGCCCAACCGGGCGCCATGGCATCCCGCCAGCGCTGCTTTTCTGCGAGCTTAAGGCGGTTGGATACAAGCTGGTCGAATTCGTCGAACGTCCTGATCTGCGCAGCTATTTCGCCCGTTTCCAGCGCGGTGAGGAACGCCCTGAGCCCGAGGCCATCTCGGTCTGCGCAAACAACTGA
- the fabA gene encoding bifunctional 3-hydroxydecanoyl-ACP dehydratase/trans-2-decenoyl-ACP isomerase yields the protein MTDFPTRFDREDLLKCARGELFGPGNAQLPEPPMLMMDRITDISGDGGEHGKGHVVAEFDIKPDLWFFDCHFPGNPIMPGCLGLDGLWQLTGFNLGWRGWQGRGYALGVGEVKLTGMVRPDRKMLTYYVDFTKAVQTRRLTMGVADGRVEADGEVIYQVKDMKVALSEA from the coding sequence ATGACAGATTTCCCAACCCGTTTTGACCGCGAGGATTTGCTCAAATGCGCGCGCGGCGAATTGTTTGGCCCGGGCAATGCACAATTGCCCGAACCGCCGATGCTGATGATGGACCGTATCACCGATATTTCCGGCGATGGGGGGGAGCATGGCAAGGGCCATGTTGTTGCCGAATTCGACATCAAGCCGGACCTGTGGTTCTTCGATTGCCACTTTCCCGGCAACCCGATCATGCCCGGTTGCCTCGGCCTTGATGGCCTGTGGCAGCTGACCGGCTTCAACCTGGGCTGGCGTGGCTGGCAGGGGCGCGGTTATGCGCTTGGCGTGGGCGAGGTGAAGCTCACCGGAATGGTGCGCCCGGATCGCAAGATGCTCACATACTACGTCGATTTCACCAAGGCCGTTCAGACCCGCCGCCTCACCATGGGCGTCGCCGATGGCCGGGTCGAGGCCGACGGCGAAGTTATCTATCAAGTCAAAGACATGAAAGTTGCTTTGTCCGAGGCCTGA